In the genome of Geotrypetes seraphini chromosome 16, aGeoSer1.1, whole genome shotgun sequence, one region contains:
- the DLG4 gene encoding disks large homolog 4 isoform X2, whose translation MKANSPPVIVNADTLEAPTYVNGTEGEMEYEEITLERGNSGLGFSIAGGTDNPHIGDDPSIFITKIIPGGAAAQDGRLRVNDSILFVNDVDVREVTHSTAVEALKEAGSIVRLYVMRRKPVSEKIMEIKLIKGPKGLGFSIAGGVGNQHIPGDNSIYVTKIIEGGAAHKDCRLQIGDKILAVNSVSLEDVMHEDAVAALKNTSDVVYLKVAKPTNVYLNDSYAPPDITTSYSQHLDSEISHPNYLGTDYPQALTPTSPLRYSPIPKELMGEEDIPREPRRIVIHRGSTGLGFNIVGGEDGEGIFISFILAGGPADLSGELRKGDQILSVNGVDLRNATHEQAAIALKNAGQTVTIIAQYKPEEYSRFEAKIHDLREQLMNSSLGSGTASLRSNAKRGFYIRALFDYDKTKDCGFLSQALSFHFGDILHVIDASDEEWWQARRVHSDGESEEIGFIPSKRRMERREWSRLKSKDRGSGTGSQSREDTVLSYETVTQMEVHYARPIIILGPTKDRVNDDLLSEFPDKFGSCVPHTTRPKRDYEVDGRDYHFVASREKMEKDIQSHKFIEAGQYNSHLYGTSVQSVREVAEQGKHCILDVSANAVRRLQAAQLHPIAVFIRPKSLENILEINKRITDEQARKAFDRATKLEQEFTECFSAIVEGESFEEVYHKVKRIVEELSGPYIWIPARERL comes from the exons GCAAACTCTCCGCCAGTAATAGTGAATGCAGACACCTTGGAAGCACCCACCTAT GTGAACGGGACAGAAGGGGAGATGGAATATGAAGAGATTACACTAGAAAGG GGTAACTCTGGCTTGGGCTTCAGCATTGCTGGTGGAACAGACAATCCACACATTGGAGACGATCCTAGCATCTTTATCACCAAGATCATTCCGGGAGGAGCCGCTGCCCAGGATGGTAGGCTAAG GGTGAATGATAGCATTCTGTTTGTGAACGACGTGGACGTGAGGGAAGTAACGCACAGTACTGCGGTGGAGGCCCTGAAGGAGGCTGGTTCCATTGTACGGCTCTATGTAATGAGGCGGAAGCCCGTATCTGAGAAGATTATGGAGATCAAGCTCATCAAAGGACCCAAAG GTTTGGGCTTCAGCATCGCAGGAGGGGTTGGAAACCAGCACATTCCCGGAGACAACAGCATCTATGTAACCAAAATCATCGAGGGAGGAGCAGCACACAAAGATTGCCGACTGCAGATAGGAGACAAGATTCTAGCC GTAAATAGCGTCAGCCTGGAAGACGTGATGCATGAGGATGCGGTGGCAGCCCTGAAGAACACCTCTGATGTGGtctatcttaaggtggccaaaccaACCAATGTGTACTTGAATGATTCCTATGCCCCACCTGACATCACCACAT CCTACTCCCAGCACCTGGACAGCGAAATCAGTCACCCCAACTACCTAGGCACGGACTATCCTCAGGCACTCACCCCAACCTCCCCACTCCGGTATTCCCCAATCCCCAAGGAGCTGATGGGAGAGGAGGATATTCCCAG GGAGCCTCGTCGAATTGTGATTCACCGTGGTTCCACAGGGCTCGGTTTCAACATCGTTGGGGGCGAGGACGGTGAAGGCATCTTCATCTCCTTCATCTTGGCTGGTGGCCCGGCTGACCTCAGTGGGGAACTTCGGAAAGGGGATCAGATACTTTCG GTGAACGGGGTGGACCTCAGGAACGCAACGCACGAGCAAGCTGCTATAGCCCTGAAGAACGCCGGCCAAACGGTGACGATCATCGCGCAGTACAAGCCCGAAG AGTACAGCCGGTTTGAGGCCAAGATCCATGACCTCCGTGAGCAACTTATGAATAGCAGTCTAGGATCTGGGACGGCGTCCCTGCGCAGTAACGCCAAGCGTGGCTTCTATATCCG GGCACTCTTCGACTATGATAAGACCAAGGACTGCGGGTTCCTGAGCCAGGCCCTCAGTTTCCACTTTGGGGACATTCTTCACGTGATTGACGCCTCAGACGAGGAGTGGTGGCAAGCACGGCGTGTGCACTCGGATGGTGAGAGTGAGGAGATTGGCTTCATCCCCAGCAAAAGACG gatggagagaagggaatggtcACGATTAAAGAGCAAG gATCGGGGCAGCGGTACAGGATCCCAAA GTCGGGAAGACACCGTCTTGAGTTATGAGACTGTTACACAGATGGAAG ttCATTACGCCCGTCCCATCATTATTCTGGGTCCTACGAAAGACCGAGTAAATGACGACCTGCTCTCAGAGTTCCCGGACAAGTTTGGCTCCTGTGTCCCCC ACACCACCAGGCCGAAACGGGATTATGAGGTAGACGGAAGGGACTATCACTTTGTAGCATCGCGGGAAAAGATGGAGAAGGACATTCAAAGCCACAAATTCATCGAGGCCGGCCAGTATAATAGCCACCTGTACGGGACAAGTGTCCAGTCTGTACGGGAGGTGGCTGAGCAG GGTAAGCACTGTATCCTGGATGTATCAGCCAATGCCGTGCGGCGGCTGCAGGCAGCTCAGCTTCACCCCATCGCCGTCTTTATCCGACCAAAATCTCTCGAGAATATCTT AGAAATTAATAAAAGAATAACAGACGAGCAGGCCCGAAAAGCCTTCGACAGAGCAACCAAACTGGAGCAGGAGTTCACAGAGTGCTTCTCAG CGATTGTAGAGGGAGAAAGCTTTGAAGAGGTCTACCACAAGGTGAAACGGATCGTAGAGGAGTTGTCTGGCCCATACATCTGGATCCCAGCCCGGGAAAGACTCTAG
- the DLG4 gene encoding disks large homolog 4 isoform X1, with the protein MEYEEITLERGNSGLGFSIAGGTDNPHIGDDPSIFITKIIPGGAAAQDGRLRVNDSILFVNDVDVREVTHSTAVEALKEAGSIVRLYVMRRKPVSEKIMEIKLIKGPKGLGFSIAGGVGNQHIPGDNSIYVTKIIEGGAAHKDCRLQIGDKILAVNSVSLEDVMHEDAVAALKNTSDVVYLKVAKPTNVYLNDSYAPPDITTSYSQHLDSEISHPNYLGTDYPQALTPTSPLRYSPIPKELMGEEDIPREPRRIVIHRGSTGLGFNIVGGEDGEGIFISFILAGGPADLSGELRKGDQILSVNGVDLRNATHEQAAIALKNAGQTVTIIAQYKPEEYSRFEAKIHDLREQLMNSSLGSGTASLRSNAKRGFYIRALFDYDKTKDCGFLSQALSFHFGDILHVIDASDEEWWQARRVHSDGESEEIGFIPSKRRMERREWSRLKSKDRGSGTGSQSREDTVLSYETVTQMEVHYARPIIILGPTKDRVNDDLLSEFPDKFGSCVPHTTRPKRDYEVDGRDYHFVASREKMEKDIQSHKFIEAGQYNSHLYGTSVQSVREVAEQGKHCILDVSANAVRRLQAAQLHPIAVFIRPKSLENILEINKRITDEQARKAFDRATKLEQEFTECFSAIVEGESFEEVYHKVKRIVEELSGPYIWIPARERL; encoded by the exons ATGGAATATGAAGAGATTACACTAGAAAGG GGTAACTCTGGCTTGGGCTTCAGCATTGCTGGTGGAACAGACAATCCACACATTGGAGACGATCCTAGCATCTTTATCACCAAGATCATTCCGGGAGGAGCCGCTGCCCAGGATGGTAGGCTAAG GGTGAATGATAGCATTCTGTTTGTGAACGACGTGGACGTGAGGGAAGTAACGCACAGTACTGCGGTGGAGGCCCTGAAGGAGGCTGGTTCCATTGTACGGCTCTATGTAATGAGGCGGAAGCCCGTATCTGAGAAGATTATGGAGATCAAGCTCATCAAAGGACCCAAAG GTTTGGGCTTCAGCATCGCAGGAGGGGTTGGAAACCAGCACATTCCCGGAGACAACAGCATCTATGTAACCAAAATCATCGAGGGAGGAGCAGCACACAAAGATTGCCGACTGCAGATAGGAGACAAGATTCTAGCC GTAAATAGCGTCAGCCTGGAAGACGTGATGCATGAGGATGCGGTGGCAGCCCTGAAGAACACCTCTGATGTGGtctatcttaaggtggccaaaccaACCAATGTGTACTTGAATGATTCCTATGCCCCACCTGACATCACCACAT CCTACTCCCAGCACCTGGACAGCGAAATCAGTCACCCCAACTACCTAGGCACGGACTATCCTCAGGCACTCACCCCAACCTCCCCACTCCGGTATTCCCCAATCCCCAAGGAGCTGATGGGAGAGGAGGATATTCCCAG GGAGCCTCGTCGAATTGTGATTCACCGTGGTTCCACAGGGCTCGGTTTCAACATCGTTGGGGGCGAGGACGGTGAAGGCATCTTCATCTCCTTCATCTTGGCTGGTGGCCCGGCTGACCTCAGTGGGGAACTTCGGAAAGGGGATCAGATACTTTCG GTGAACGGGGTGGACCTCAGGAACGCAACGCACGAGCAAGCTGCTATAGCCCTGAAGAACGCCGGCCAAACGGTGACGATCATCGCGCAGTACAAGCCCGAAG AGTACAGCCGGTTTGAGGCCAAGATCCATGACCTCCGTGAGCAACTTATGAATAGCAGTCTAGGATCTGGGACGGCGTCCCTGCGCAGTAACGCCAAGCGTGGCTTCTATATCCG GGCACTCTTCGACTATGATAAGACCAAGGACTGCGGGTTCCTGAGCCAGGCCCTCAGTTTCCACTTTGGGGACATTCTTCACGTGATTGACGCCTCAGACGAGGAGTGGTGGCAAGCACGGCGTGTGCACTCGGATGGTGAGAGTGAGGAGATTGGCTTCATCCCCAGCAAAAGACG gatggagagaagggaatggtcACGATTAAAGAGCAAG gATCGGGGCAGCGGTACAGGATCCCAAA GTCGGGAAGACACCGTCTTGAGTTATGAGACTGTTACACAGATGGAAG ttCATTACGCCCGTCCCATCATTATTCTGGGTCCTACGAAAGACCGAGTAAATGACGACCTGCTCTCAGAGTTCCCGGACAAGTTTGGCTCCTGTGTCCCCC ACACCACCAGGCCGAAACGGGATTATGAGGTAGACGGAAGGGACTATCACTTTGTAGCATCGCGGGAAAAGATGGAGAAGGACATTCAAAGCCACAAATTCATCGAGGCCGGCCAGTATAATAGCCACCTGTACGGGACAAGTGTCCAGTCTGTACGGGAGGTGGCTGAGCAG GGTAAGCACTGTATCCTGGATGTATCAGCCAATGCCGTGCGGCGGCTGCAGGCAGCTCAGCTTCACCCCATCGCCGTCTTTATCCGACCAAAATCTCTCGAGAATATCTT AGAAATTAATAAAAGAATAACAGACGAGCAGGCCCGAAAAGCCTTCGACAGAGCAACCAAACTGGAGCAGGAGTTCACAGAGTGCTTCTCAG CGATTGTAGAGGGAGAAAGCTTTGAAGAGGTCTACCACAAGGTGAAACGGATCGTAGAGGAGTTGTCTGGCCCATACATCTGGATCCCAGCCCGGGAAAGACTCTAG